A window from Bacteroidota bacterium encodes these proteins:
- a CDS encoding restriction endonuclease subunit S, with translation MKANWQTKTLGEVCEIYQPKTISAKEMTADGKFPVFGANGIIGKYHAFNHEEPQLLVTCRGATCGSINVSLPRSWITGNAMVVRPRNGNLDLRFLEYLLRGPIDLSQAITGSAQPQITRTNLSPLEISFPESLPEQRRIVGILDEVFARAATAKLNAEKNLANAREVFESYLQRVFARAWMIAELVSLSDLATDITDGDHLPPPKAPTGIPFITISDINKESRIIDFGNTFKVARKYYENLKDNRRPKFGDVLYTVTGSYGIPVIVDTEMEFCFQRHIGLIRPKSSVSSKWLYYLILAPQLRKQADEGATGTAQKTVSLKVLRNLLVPKVPVSEQKRVVQQLDALSSETKQLESLYKSKLLALEELKKSVLRSAFRGEL, from the coding sequence ATGAAAGCGAACTGGCAGACCAAGACACTCGGGGAGGTGTGCGAGATTTACCAGCCGAAGACAATTTCGGCGAAGGAGATGACGGCTGATGGGAAATTCCCGGTCTTCGGCGCAAATGGTATCATCGGGAAATACCATGCTTTCAACCACGAAGAACCGCAACTCTTGGTAACTTGCAGGGGTGCCACATGCGGAAGCATTAATGTCTCCTTGCCACGCTCCTGGATAACAGGCAATGCAATGGTTGTTCGCCCGCGCAATGGCAACTTAGATCTTCGATTCTTAGAGTATCTCCTACGAGGTCCGATTGATCTGTCGCAAGCAATTACTGGTTCTGCACAGCCGCAGATCACGCGGACTAATTTAAGTCCACTTGAAATCTCTTTCCCCGAATCCCTCCCCGAGCAGCGGCGCATCGTCGGCATTCTCGATGAGGTCTTCGCGCGCGCGGCCACCGCAAAACTGAACGCCGAGAAAAACCTGGCCAACGCGAGGGAGGTGTTTGAGTCGTATTTGCAACGGGTGTTTGCTCGAGCTTGGATGATTGCTGAGCTAGTAAGCCTCTCGGATTTGGCAACAGACATCACAGACGGTGATCACCTTCCGCCGCCGAAGGCACCCACTGGGATTCCCTTCATTACTATTTCAGATATTAACAAAGAGTCTAGAATAATTGACTTCGGTAACACCTTCAAGGTTGCGCGAAAGTATTACGAGAACTTAAAGGATAACCGACGTCCGAAGTTCGGTGATGTTCTCTACACAGTAACCGGATCTTATGGCATTCCCGTAATTGTCGATACCGAAATGGAATTCTGCTTCCAACGACATATTGGGCTGATTAGACCGAAGTCGAGTGTTAGTTCAAAGTGGCTGTACTATCTGATTCTTGCGCCCCAGCTGCGCAAGCAAGCCGATGAAGGAGCAACGGGTACTGCGCAGAAGACCGTTTCACTGAAGGTCTTGCGAAATCTCCTTGTTCCCAAAGTACCCGTAAGCGAACAAAAGAGAGTCGTTCAGCAGCTCGACGCCCTCTCCTCGGAGACGAAGCAGTTAGAATCGCTCTACAAGTCGAAGCTGTTGGCGCTGGAGGAGTTGAAGAAATCGGTGTTGCGCAGCGCGTTTCGTGGGGAGTTGTAG